Proteins encoded by one window of Juglans regia cultivar Chandler chromosome 15, Walnut 2.0, whole genome shotgun sequence:
- the LOC108984236 gene encoding cellulose synthase A catalytic subunit 2 [UDP-forming]-like — protein MDTKRRLIAGSHNRNEFILINADEVARVTSVQELSGQICQICGDEIEITVDGEPLVACNECAFPVCRPCYEYERREGNQACPQCRTRYKRIKGSARVEGDEEEDDTDDLENEFDIGGNPHHIAETMHSARFNVGRGSQANASATATPTELDSASVSPDIPLLTYGEEDVGISPDKHALFVPPFMSRGKRVLPMPISDSPMSFQPRPMDPKKDLSLYGYGTVAWKERMEEWKKKQNEKFQVVKHQGGDSGGKNDGDELDDPDLPMMDEGRQPLSRKLSIPSSKINPYRMIILLRIVILGLFFQYRITHPVNDAYGLWLTSVICEIWFAVSWILDQFPKWCPIVRETYLDRLSLRYEKEGKPSELADIDIFVSTVDPLKEPPLITANTVLSILAVDYPVDKVSCYVSDDGAAMLTFEALSETSEFARKWVPFCKRFNIEPRAPEWYFSQKVDYLKDKVHPAFIRERRAMKREYEEFKVRINGLVSMAQKVPEDGWTMQDGTPWPGNNVRDHPGMIQVFLGQNGVCDVEGNELPRLIYVSREKRPGFDHHKKAGAMNALVRVSAVISNAPYLLNVDCDHYINNSKALREAMCFMMDPTSGKKICYVQFPQRFDGIDRHDRYSNRNVVFFDINMKGLDGIQGPIYVGTGCVFRRQALYGYDAPIKKKPPRKTCNCWPKWCCFCCGSRKNKKKKLNDKKKLKNREASRQIHALENIEEGIEGIDNEKSYLMPQVKFEKKFGQSSVFIASTLMEDGGVPKGASPASLLKEAIHVISCGYEDKTEWGKEVGWIYGSVTEDILTGFKMHCHGWRSVYCMPKRPAFKGSAPINLSDRLHQVLRWALGSVEIFFSRHCPIWYGYGCGLKGLERFSYINSVVYPLTSIPLLAYCTLPAVCLLTGNFIVPEISNYASLIFMALFVSIAATGILEMQWGGVGIHDWWRNEQFWVIGGASSHLFALFQGLLKVLAGVNTNFTVTSKAADDGEFSELYLFKWTSLLIPPMSLLIINIIGVVVGVSDAINNGYDSWGPLFGKLFFALWVIVHLYPFLKGLMGKQDRIPTIVVVWAILLSSIFSLLWVRINPFLSKGGLVLEVCGLDCD, from the exons ATGGATACCAAAAGACGGCTTATTGCAGGTTCTCACAACAGGAATGAGTTCATTCTTATCAATGCCGATGAGGTTGCCCGA GTGACATCCGTTCAAGAATTGAGTGGGCAAATTTGCCAGATCTGTGGGGATGAGATAGAAATCACAGTCGATGGAGAGCCACTCGTTGCTTGCAACGAATGTGCCTTTCCTGTGTGCAGACCTTGCTATGAGTACGAAAGAAGAGAAGGCAATCAGGCCTGTCCTCAATGCAGAACAAGATACAAGCGCATCAAAG GGAGTGCTAGAGTTGAAGGtgatgaagaagaggatgatACTGATGATTTGGAGAACGAGTTTGACATTGGAGGCAACCCTCACCACATTGCTGAGACCATGCACTCTGCCCGCTTTAATGTTGGCCGAGGTTCCCAAGCCAATGCTTCAGCGACTGCCACACCAACAGAGCTGGATTCTGCATCTGTTTCTCCAGATATCCCTCTGCTGACCTACGGTGAAGAG gaTGTGGGAATATCACCTGATAAGCATGCCCTTTTTGTTCCCCCATTTATGAGTCGTGGGAAACGGGTCCTTCCAATGCCAATTTCCGATTCTCCCATGTCAT TTCAACCCAGACCCATGGATCCAAAAAAAGACTTGTCTCTCTATGGATATGGAACTGTTGCTTGGAAGGAGAGAATGGAGGAGTGGAAAAAGAAGCAGAATGAGAAATTTCAGGTGGTTAAGCACCAAGGAGGAGACAGTGGTGGAAAAAATGACGGTGATGAATTGGATGATCCTGATTTGCCCAT gATGGATGAAGGCAGGCAGCCACTTTCGAGGAAGTTATCAATTCCTTCAAGCAAGATAAATCCATATAGAATGATAATTCTTCTCCGAATTGTCATTCTCGGGTTATTTTTTCAGTATAGGATCACCCATCCAGTCAATGATGCATATGGATTGTGGTTAACATCAGTCATTTGTGAAATATGGTTTGCTGTGTCTTGGATATTGGATCAGTTCCCAAAATGGTGTCCGATTGTGCGAGAGACATACCTTGATCGTTTGTCCCTGAG GTATGAGAAAGAAGGGAAACCATCTGAACTGGCTGATATAGACATATTTGTAAGTACGGTAGATCCATTAAAAGAACCTCCACTTATCACTGCAAATACAGTTTTGTCCATTCTCGCTGTAGATTATCCGGTTGACAAAGTTTCATGCTATGTCTCGGATGATGGAGCTGCCATGCTTACTTTTGAAGCCCTCTCTGAGACATCGGAGTTTGCACGTAAGTGGGTCCCATTCTGCAAGAGGTTCAACATTGAGCCAAGAGCCCCCGAATGGTATTTTTCTCAGAAGGTTGACTATTTGAAAGACAAAGTGCATCCAGCATTTATAAGAGAACGGCGTGCAATGAAG AGGGAATATGAAGAGTTTAAAGTTCGGATTAACGGATTGGTATCCATGGCACAAAAGGTTCCGGAAGATGGTTGGACAATGCAGGATGGGACTCCATGGCCTGGGAACAATGTCAGGGATCATCCTGGAATGATCCAG GTTTTCCTTGGTCAAAATGGTGTTTGTGATGTCGAAGGAAATGAACTACCTCGCTTGATTTATGTGTCTCGTGAGAAGAGACCAGGATTTGATCACCACAAAAAGGCTGGGGCCATGAATGCCCTG GTGCGGGTCTCGGCAGTCATCTCAAATGCTCCTTATCTCCTGAATGTTGATTGTGATCACTACATAAACAACAGTAAGGCACTTCGTGAAGCTATGTGCTTCATGATGGACCCCACTTCTGGAAAGAAAATCTGTTATGTACAATTTCCCCAAAGATTTGACGGGATTGATCGTCATGATAGATACTCCAATCGCAATGTCGTATTCTTTGAT atCAATATGAAAGGATTGGATGGGATCCAAGGACCAATATATGTCGGAACTGGGTGTGTCTTCAGGAGGCAAGCACTCTATGGATATGATGCCCCCATCAAGAAGAAACCTCCTAGGAAAACATGTAATTGTTGGCCAAAATGGTGCTGCTTCTGCTGTGGATCtagaaagaacaagaaaaagaagttgaatgacaaaaagaagttgaaaaacagGGAGGCTTCACGTCAGATACATGCACTAGAAAATATTGAAGAGGGAATCGAAG GAATAGATAATGAAAAATCTTACCTAATGCCCCAagtaaaatttgagaaaaaatttggACAGTCATCAGTTTTCATAGCTTCTACACTGATGGAAGATGGTGGAGTTCCAAAAGGAGCAAGTCCTGCATCTCTCTTGAAAGAAGCAATCCATGTTATTAGCTGTGGTTATGAAGATAAAACAGAATGGGGAAAAGAG GTTGGGTGGATATATGGCTCTGTTACAGAGGATATACTTACCGGCTTCAAGATGCACTGCCATGGCTGGCGATCAGTGTATTGCATGCCGAAAAGGCCTGCATTTAAGGGTTCTGCTCCTATAAACCTTTCAGATCGTTTACACCAGGTTCTGCGGTGGGCCCTGGGATCTGTTGAGATTTTCTTCAGCAGGCATTGTCCCATATGGTATGGATATGGGTGCGGCTTGAAAGGGTTGGAGcgtttttcttatataaattcAGTCGTTTATCCGCTGACATCGATTCCTTTGCTTGCTTACTGCACCTTGCCAGCTGTCTGCCTCCTTACTGGGAACTTCATAGTTCCAGAG ATAAGCAACTATGCTAGTCTTATATTCATGGCCCTCTTCGTATCCATAGCTGCTACTGGCATCCTTGAGATGCAGTGGGGAGGTGTTGGCATACACGACTGGTGGAGGAATGAACAATTCTGGGTTATCGGTGGTGCCTCATCTCATCTGTTTGCTCTCTTCCAGGGCCTGCTTAAGGTTTTGGCAGGGGTTAACACAAACTTTACAGTTACATCCAAAGCTGCGGATGATGGAGAGTTTTCTGAGCTCTACCTCTTCAAGTGGACATCATTGTTAATCCCTCCCATGTCCTTGCTAATCATAAACATAATCGGAGTTGTAGTTGGGGTCTCAGATGCTATCAATAATGGCTACGATTCATGGGGTCCACTCTTTGGTAAACTGTTTTTCGCCTTATGGGTCATTGTCCATCTTTACCCATTCCTTAAGGGGCTGATGGGGAAACAGGACAGGATTCCCACCATTGTTGTGGTCTGGGCAATCCTTCTATCATCAATCTTCTCCCTTTTATGGGTCAGAATAAACCCATTTCTTTCAAAGGGCGGTCTTGTACTAGAAGTATGTGGTTTGGATTGTGACTAA
- the LOC108984230 gene encoding scopoletin glucosyltransferase-like yields MAAAPPPLHLVIFPYMAQGHTIPLLDVSKAFAIRGLKVVIITTPSNAPFIVSETSNHPNISLSIIPFPRVPELPEGCENTADLPSMALLSTFIEAVKQMKQPFEGVLRDMIDDGHPPICVISDFFLSWTLDSCRSFGIPRIVSHGMGVLPLAICNSLNLLPHRTKPYADLDPLELPNLKLPFTVHKADIPEGILDSDPNDPFARILEEFREADINSWGVLVNSLEELEGDHVGAFESFYFNDAKAYCLGLLFLYNKLKQEVEAEKVQMQSYSYIKWLEKQAGSDGSAVIYVSFGTQAHLSDDQLDEIAFGLEMAEHPFIWVVRSRTWAAPEGWKERVKEKGLVLHDWVDQRSILSHPAIGGFLSHCGWNSILESISMGVPLLAWPMLGISDQGLNAKFIVSGWGAGLMMPHRGDGGEKIMTVGRDVICERVNELMGNGEGRKVRERAQALGRMARSAMEKGGSSDKKLDQLIDQLINKNGKS; encoded by the coding sequence ATGGCTGCTGCTCCCCCACCACTCCATTTAGTCATCTTTCCTTATATGGCTCAGGGCCATACCATCCCATTACTAGACGTCTCTAAAGCTTTTGCAATCCGTGGACTAAAGGTCGTCATCATCACCACCCCATCAAATGCTCCATTCATTGTTTCCGAAACCTCCAACCATCCTAATATTTCTTTGTCAATCATCCCGTTTCCAAGAGTTCCAGAGCTTCCTGAAGGATGTGAGAACACTGCTGACCTTCCTTCAATGGCTCTGTTGAGTACTTTTATTGAAGCCGTCAAGCAAATGAAACAACCATTTGAGGGAGTTCTCAGAGACATGATTGATGATGGGCATCCCCCGATTTGCGTGATCTCCGACTTCTTTCTAAGTTGGACACTCGATTCATGCCGTTCATTCGGAATTCCACGCATTGTTTCTCATGGAATGGGAGTTTTACCATTGGCTATTTGTAATTCTCTCAATTTGCTTCCCCATAGAACAAAGCCTTACGCAGATTTGGATCCTTTAGAGCTGCCAAACCTGAAACTACCATTCACAGTGCACAAAGCTGACATCCCTGAAGGCATCCTGGATTCTGATCCGAATGACCCTTTTGCGCGCATACTTGAAGAGTTTAGGGAAGCAGATATCAACAGCTGGGGTGTTCTTGTTAACAGTCTTGAGGAGCTCGAGGGTGACCATGTTGGTGCATTTGAATCTTTCTATTTCAACGATGCTAAAGCATACTGTCTAGGACTACTTTTTCTGTACAATAAACTTAAACAAGAAGTGGAGGCTGAGAAGGTGCAAATGCAATCCTATTCCTATATCAAATGGCTTGAGAAGCAAGCTGGTTCTGATGGCAGTGCCGTGATCTATGTTTCATTTGGCACCCAAGCACACTTGTCGGACGATCAGCTCGATGAGATTGCCTTTGGGTTGGAGATGGCTGAACATCCATTCATTTGGGTGGTGAGGTCAAGGACTTGGGCTGCACCGGAGGGATGGAAAGAGAGGGTGAAGGAGAAAGGGTTGGTTTTACATGATTGGGTGGACCAAAGAAGCATCCTTTCCCATCCTGCAATAGGAGGGTTTTTGAGTCACTGTGGATGGAATTCCATTTTGGAAAGCATTTCAATGGGAGTCCCACTTCTGGCTTGGCCGATGCTTGGTATTTCAGACCAGGGACTGAATGCCAAGTTTATCGTTTCGGGATGGGGAGCTGGGTTAATGATGCCACACAGAGGTGATGGTGGGGAGAAAATCATGACCGTTGGTCGTGATGTGATTTGTGAGAgagtgaatgagttgatgggaAATGGCGAAGGGAGAAAGGTTAGGGAGAGGGCACAAGCATTGGGGAGAATGGCAAGAAGTGCTATGGAAAAAGGAGGTTCTTCTGATAAGAAATTGGACCAACTGATTGATCAACTCATCAATAAAAATGGGAAATCTTGA
- the LOC108984231 gene encoding UDP-glycosyltransferase 90A2-like codes for MAAAPPPLHLVIFPYMAQGHTIPLLDISKAFAIRGLKVVIITTPSNAPFIVSETSNHPNISLSIIPFPRVPELPEGCENTADLPSMALLSTFIEAIKKMKQPFEGVLRDMIDDGHPPICVISDFFLSWTLDSCRSLGIPRIVSHGMGALPMAICKSLTLLPLRTKPSTDLDHLELPNLKLPFTLLKADIPEGLLDSDPNDPFARIIVETAEADINSWGVLVNSFEELEGDHVGAFESFYFNDAKAYCLGPLFLYNKLKQEVEAEKVQMQSYSYIKWLEKQAGSDSSAVIYISFGTQAHLSDDQLDEIAFALEMAEHPFIWVVRSRTWAAPEGWKERVKEKGLVLHDWVDQRSILSHPATGGFLSHCGWNSMLESISMGVPLLAWPMLGVSDQELNAKFIVLGWGAGLMMPHRGDGGEKIMTVGRDVICDRVNELMGGGKGRKARERAQALGRMARGAVEKGGSSDKKLDQLIDQLSNKNGKS; via the coding sequence ATGGCTGCTGCTCCCCCACCACTCCATTTAGTGATCTTTCCTTATATGGCTCAGGGCCATACCATCCCATTACTAGACATCTCAAAAGCCTTTGCAATCCGTGGACTAAAGGTCGTCATCATCACCACCCCATCAAATGCTCCATTTATTGTTTCTGAAACCTCCAACCATCCTAATATTTCTTTGTCAATCATCCCATTTCCAAGAGTTCCAGAGCTTCCTGAAGGATGTGAGAACACTGCTGACCTTCCTTCAATGGCTCTGTTGAGTACTTTTATCGAAGCcatcaagaaaatgaaacaacCATTTGAGGGAGTTCTCAGAGACATGATTGATGATGGGCATCCCCCGATTTGCGTGATCTCCGACTTCTTTCTAAGTTGGACACTCGATTCATGCCGTTCGTTAGGAATCCCACGCATTGTTTCCCATGGAATGGGAGCTTTGCCAATGGCTATTTGTAAGTCTCTCACTTTGCTTCCCCTTAGAACAAAGCCTTCCACAGATTTGGACCATTTAGAATTGCCAAACCTGAAGCTGCCATTCACGTTGCTCAAAGCCGACATCCCTGAGGGCCTCCTGGATTCTGATCCGAATGACCCTTTTGCACGCATCATTGTAGAGACTGCGGAAGCGGATATCAACAGCTGGGGTGTTCTTGTTAACAGTTTTGAGGAGCTCGAGGGGGACCATGTTGGTGCATTTGAATCTTTCTATTTCAACGATGCTAAAGCATACTGTCTAGGACCACTTTTTCTGTACAATAAGCTTAAACAAGAAGTGGAGGCTGAGAAGGTGCAAATGCAATCCTATTCCTACATCAAATGGCTTGAGAAGCAAGCTGGTTCTGATAGCAGTGCCGTGATCTATATTTCATTTGGCACCCAAGCACACTTGTCGGACGATCAACTCGATGAGATTGCCTTTGCGTTGGAGATGGCTGAACATCCATTCATTTGGGTGGTGAGGTCAAGGACTTGGGCTGCACCTGAGGGATGGAAAGAGAGGGTGAAGGAGAAAGGGTTGGTTTTACATGATTGGGTGGACCAAAGAAGCATCCTTTCCCACCCTGCAACAGGAGGATTTTTGAGTCATTGTGGATGGAATTCCATGTTGGAAAGCATTTCAATGGGTGTCCCACTTTTGGCTTGGCCGATGCTTGGTGTTTCAGACCAGGAACTGAATGCCAAGTTTATCGTTTTGGGATGGGGAGCTGGGTTAATGATGCCACACAGAGGTGATGGTGGGGAGAAAATCATGACCGTTGGTCGTGATGTGATTTGTGATAgagtgaatgagttgatgggaGGTGGGAAAGGGAGAAAGGCTAGGGAGAGGGCACAAGCATTGGGGAGAATGGCAAGAGGTGCTGTGGAAAAAGGTGGTTCTTCTGATAAGAAATTGGACCAACTGATTGATCAACTCagcaataaaaatggaaaatccTGA